TATGAGGAGCACCCCCGTTGGAAGCCTCAGGAGGTACAGGGAAGGGCAAAGCTAGAGTCTCAGGAATGCAGGAAGAGCCCCAGGCCAGCACTCTGGGTCAGTCCCAGAGAAGGGCAGCCCCTAAGGCTGTCTCCAGAAAGTCTGGCCCTTGGAGAGAGGCCTGCCCTACCTACCCACTCCAGCCACCCCCTGAAGCTGTGGACTCAGAGCCTGTGAAACACAGCCAAGAGCAAGGGGACCAGGCCTTCCCCCCACCTTGCACAGAGGCTGCTCTAGCCACTTCTCTACAGCCAGGGGAAAAATGACAAGATCCCCCCATTTcccgagcttcccaggtgacttggCGGTagagaatccgtctgcaatgcaggagacatgggagatgtgggttcaacccctggatcaggaagatcctctggagaaggaaatggcaactcctttgagtattcctgcctgggaaatcccatggacagaggaactggtgggctacagccatggggtcataaaagagttggacatgacttagtgactacacaacaacaatcATAATTttgtggcttctcaggtggcgcagtggtaaagaatccacctgccaatgcaggagactcaggagatgcgggtttgatccctgggttgggaagatcccctggaataggaaacagCTATCCTTCCCAGGACACTTCCTGGGCAGCCTGGATGAAACAGTGGCTGGTGAGCAAAGGCTCCTAGGGCTTTTACATGCAGGGTCCTGTACCTGTCTTCCTCCCCTGTCCACTGCCtgttgcctgcctgcctgccttcacCCAGGCCATCTGCCTGGGATAATTCTGTTCTCCCATCCACATCTCAGCTTGGGGACCTTTTTCAAGGCAGCACAACCCATTCCCACCCCCTCCCATTCCAGGATAGGCCTGAAAATCTTCAAAAAGAATTCCCTTTCTCACTTCTGCAATCATTTACTATCTCTGTCTCCCACCTTACAAGAGCAGCGACTGTGCTTTTGCCAAACCCTGTATCCCCAGCACCCAGTCCAGCATCTGACAGGGAGCAGGTGTGTTAGGTTTATATttgttaatgaatgaatgaccaaACTAAACGGAGCCCAAGAATGGGCCTCAGTGGGCCCTTTAGGCAGACGTAGCACATCAGGGCCCAGAGGCACTTAGAAGAAGAGCTCCCCACCCTGCTCTTTTAGCAACCCCTGTGCTGGAAGGCATTCCCCTTCCCCCATCTCAGAGTGGTGCCTCCCATAGGGCATTGTCTAGCCTGGCCACAATCAGCTGTTACCTCCCCACTGCCACCACCAACCTTGAAATAGAAGGTCACTGAGGGCaggacctgtgtctcttgcactgcccAGAGCTCAGTATAGAGCAAGTACTCAGGCATTGCCTTGTAACCCTTGAGCACTGAGAACAGAGAATGAGAAAGCCCAGAGAAGGCTGGAAAAGCTCCTTTCCCAGCAGAAAGCCTCACTGGTCGCTGTCCCCTGTGAGCCAGAACCTGAGCTACACACAATTCTTCATTAGAATcgggagaagagggcatcaggcCTCTTCCTGCAGCAGCTGTGCCCAAAGAGAAACACCAGGCACCCTTGAAGCCCCAGGCCTCCTCTTGTGCCAGCCAAATCTTGATCGTGGCCCAAGCAGCTCAGCCCCCAAGAGGCAGCAGGGCCATGGTcaagagcatgggctccagagccccAAAGACCTGGTTTAAATTCAGGCTGCATGGCAAAGTTACTTCATgcctcagtgcctcagtttccttacctgcagCACAGGAATAAATAAGCAATGGCCTCTTCCTCAGTGGGTCTGGTGCAGCTGTTGCCTGAAGCTCTGTGACAGCACTCCCCACTCTGCCCCCACCTTTGTAGAACAAATCCCCCAAAGGACTGCTTTCTGAAGCAACAGCAATTTCAGCATCAAAGAAGGACTTCAATCCAGTCAGGAATGGCCCTCAGGGCAGGCCCTCTAGCCTTCTCAGAAAACAGCTCAAGGGTTGAGgggcctccctctcccttctatcatcctgccttcctcctcccccactcccaggCCAGCAAGTTCTCCAGGCATGCCAGAGAGCAGACTGTTGGGAGCTCACTGTCCACCTCCCTCAACCAGAAAGgcatataaagaaaatgtgaagaatATATATCCTGGGAAATGCCCCcattccagcaaaaaaaaaaagacacccccTCTTTAAATCAGCTGTCAGAGGTGGTACCACGGAGAgtcatgggatggggagggttgGGAAGCTGGAATAAGGGCCTTGGGGGACTTCTTCAGCTCTCAGTTACTCTCTCAGGGAAACTGTCAGAACCTTCTCTCTGGTAAACAGAGAGCTCCCAGCTCAGGTCCCTCTCAGCTTTAGAGAGAAAAGCTGCTTCAAGATTATCCTACCCAAGATAGGGTTCAGCCAGGCCCACGGGTGCCTCTGGCATAGGGAACAGaaacaaggaaatggcagctgGGCAGAGAGACAGTTAACACAGAAACTCAGAGTTCTCAGCCCCCTAGAGTCCCGCTGTGCACACAGGGTGCTAGCTGCTCCTCCAGACTGTCCCATACTTGGTGCCCAAGGCTGGAGAAGGGGCCAAAGACAGTCTGTCCATGGCAAAGTAGAGCTCCAGGACCTGCCACACTCTTGCCCTATATCCCACAGCTGCATGCTAACAGCACCTCTCTGCAGCCCGCAAGTCCCAGGCATCACAGGACCAGCCCCAGCTTGTCCTCTGCTTTGTGGTTAGGGACATGCTTCTTGGGGCCTTGTTTCTCATTGATTCTTCAATTCCCATTCTCAACCTGTTCAAGTATTTTCTGAGCCAGGAACTGTACAATCTCCTACCCTCCCTACCCCAACTCTGGGCTCAGTCCTGGCTTAAGCACTCAATCCCACAGAAGCTGTTCCTCAAAGCTcaagcatggggcttccctggtggctcagtggtaaagaatctgcctgccaatgcaggagacacaggtttaattcctggtcaaggaagatcccacttgtTGAGGAGCAACTGGgaggcacaactactgagcccacgctctataGAGCCCGaaagcagcaactactgagccttcgtgctacaactactaaagccaatgtgcctagagcctgtgctctgcaacaagagagcagccccagctcacTGGGGCCTGCATACCTAGAACAGGCCTGGAAAAGCAAGGCTGGAGGTCAGGAGTGGTTGCGACAGTTTTACAGCAACTCAGTATAGATATGACTAcgtttcctccttcctccagcaGGCCAAAGTTGCAAGGGTAAGTATGGGTGTTCTCTCTCAAAAATGGGTGGAGCAGGGCTGAACTGAGGAAAGGACCCCCACCATCTCACATCCTCTTGTCTCCACCAAGAAATGCTGCCTTTCTCTCCCCAGCATCTCCTCCCCACAATCCCTCTAGCCTGAGGGTGCTCAGACACCTCTAGCCTCCAGACTGACTGCCCGACCCAGGCGAGGCCAGGTCCAGGGGGCAACAGCTGCCTCTGACCTGCTTCAGCTCCCTGGGCAGAGAAACGCCTTACCcacacttcccaaagccaagatTCAAGAGGAAAAACAACTGAATGTCTCCCTTCTCAGTCCACCAGGATCCCTGCTCACTAAAAGAAACACTGGTCCAGAGCCTAAACAAAGACCTCCTGCTCTATGACAACGGGGTGGTAATCGCCAAGCTCCAAGAGACATCAGGGGCCTGGGTATATGAATCTGTATCCTCTCCACCCTCCATCCCCATCCTATCCTCATCTTCTAAGGGGACAAAAGCGTCTGGACGCCGCCCCGACCCCACCCACCCCAATCACACCCCTCACGGGCTGCGAAGCGGTGGCTCCGTCCCTCAGAGATAATCCTCTCTGTCCCACCATCACCTCTACTGACGCAGTAGTTTCGCGAGCCCATACTCCCCAACATCACTGCTCTCCTCCCTGAAGTGCCGAGCCACGCGAGGTCAGAGCGAGACTACTCGTCCAAGGTCACCAGCGAGGCGATGACAATGGGGGAAAGGGGGTGCTGGGAGTTGCTGACGGAGCTGACCCCTAGGCCCCCACCCTCACAATGTCACTCATACCCTCGACAGCGCCCCGCGGAAAACACTTCAACTCTACCACCTAACGGTCACCTGCGGCCCTGTGACCTAATACCTCCCCAGCTCGGGTGCCAAGGAGCCCTCCCTGGCCCGGACCCGACAGCGGAGCCCTCCAGCTCCAGCCGGAGGGGTCCCAGTCACCGACTACCTAGAACAGTGGTTCGATTGGGAGGGGATCTCTGTGAGGGGGATGAAACTAGGAGGTGGCATAAGGAAGAGCAGTCTCACCGTGCGGGGAGCACCCTGAGGCCGCGACGGTCAGGGACGACCGCAGCGGCGGCAGTGGCTGAGGCGGCAGCTCTGGAGACCGCGGCAGCAGCCGGGGCCCAACGCCGAACATGAGAGagccccgcgccgccgccgcccgccgccggGGCACGCCCCTTCCCCCGCCCATTGGTCgacgggggggtggggtggggcgaggGTGCTTCGGACCAATAAGCGGGCGCCAGAGAACCGCCAACGGGCGATGCGCCTCTGCGTCAGGAGGCCCTGCGGCTGCGCTGTAAGAGTCCCCGCCCCAGGGCCTGAGAAGTTCTCGCGATGAAGTTAGCCCTCGAGCTCGCTGTAGCCAATAAACCGGAATCGCTCAGAAGccagagaaggaagaagcaaCTTTGAATGGGCTCAACGCGCGTCCACTCTCAGCGCTGGGGTTTGCACTTTCCATATCTTCGCCCAATTTGGAAGGGGCGTCCCTCGGGTTCTGCCCCCTGGAGCGGCCGTAAGGTGGGGCTCAGAGCTAGGTGGGGCACCTGAAGGTTGCCTTTTCCCCTAGGCTTCCTAGTCCGCCTGGCCGTTGATACGGGTATCGCTACGTCCTGTCCTGGAGCGGAAGAACCCTCCATTCTGGCTCTGCGATCTCTGGTTTCGGCATCTTCCTCTTCCGTTTCATCTCCCTGCCTCGGAGGAAATGCCCCCTTGAGGATCTGAGAGACATCCTGGGCGCCTGGCTGGCCCTGAAATGCATCAGAACAAAGAAGGCCCCACGGGGTGGAGGTTGGGAGAACCTCTGCAGGCGCCTCCGGGGACCACAGCCTCTGCTGTCTCTATGGAGGCAGTCGCAATGTCAGAAGGATCCGCCTAGCTCTGCGTCCCAGGGTGCGCACCTGCACAGAGCCTTCGGAGCAAAAACGTAGCCCTCGGATCTTTAAGGGTTCTAGCCACTGCTCCACCTACAGGTCCTTGAACAAACAACACCCCCCTCCCCATTTCGGTGGCTGGAACAGGGTCCCTAAAGTACCCGAGGGGATTGAACCCTTCTAACAACATAACTAGGAGAGATGGTATGGGCGGCTGAAGGCCAGCTTTTCAGAAAGACCGCGGTCACTGCCTCTGGGGAGCCTCCAAGGCTCCTACCCTCTGCTGGATCCCTGTGACCCCTAATCTTCTGGTCTCTGGTTAACACACTGTTGACAGGTCTTCCTGAGCTATCGTTTACAGTGAATCCTACCCTGCTCCAAACCGCTCTGTGCTCCGGGAGTGTCCAGAAAAACCTCAAACTTCTTAGCATCATTTTGGGTGAAACGTGAACACTCTGGTGTTTGAGATGACCGATCATCGGGAGATTTCCACTGATCTCAGCCCATTCACTCTTGCCAGATGCTTTCTCTTTACCCAACCCCACCAGTCCACGTGCCCCACTTGTCCCTTCATCAGTTGCAGTCCTGTGTCTATTCAAGGTGGCAGACGATGTGCCCAGAGTAAGCTATAGATGTATTTTGTTTAGTCCAtatgggttttaaaaaaattctaattcagacttccctggtagtccagtggttaagaacccacctgccaatgcagcggacacagttcgattcctggtctgggaagattccacatgcctcaaggcaccTGAgcctgggccacaactactgagcttgggtgctgcaacttctgaagcccccACACCTAGAGTCCGTGCTGCTccgcaacaacagaagccactacagtgagaaaCCCTTGCACCACTAGTAGCCCCTGCTCAAGGCAACTAAAAGCCTACacacagcagggaagacccaatgcagccagacattaattaattaaaaaaaactaaactcttgaaaaaaaagtttcttcctccttctctgcttcctcttaTTGATTGAACAACATGGATTCAATTCTAGCCTGGCACCAAAGGCTGACACCCCAATTTACCATAGTCCTCACCAGTCCTTATTTTCTGACATTTATTTTACCTCTGGGTCTATGCAGACATCTGAATTTATGATCCCCTCCTTATACTACCTTCCCTCCTCTCATAGGCAAAACTACCCTCCCTTCAAGACCAGGTTAAGGCCttcctcttttatatttttctagtcaACTTCTCAAAATCATCCCTGGTATGGACTCTTTCAGACATACAGACTAACAACTAactgtattatttcttttcttttctttcttttgggacTTTTAATTGTCCCCTCCTTTCAACAACTATTTACTAAGTGTAGGTGATGAGCAAGTTACTGTGCAAGGCTCTGGAATTAAAGGCACTTACAGTTTAGGGTGggagataaaagacaaaaagaactgtGATCTCCTGTCCCTGCCAAACATTCCTCCCATTCCCAGGCACTGGGCAGTCTGGCTAACTGGCCAGTTGGGAGGACCTGCAGTACAGAGCTTTCCATGCCTGGGGATATTATAGGCTCCCAGGGAAGGCCCCAAAGCCACGGTGCAAGTGCAGATGGTTCCAGAAAGCCTCCAGGAGGAAATGAGACTCTTCATGCCAGGAAGAAGTCAGGGTAGAAGGTACCCAACTGCCCCCCCTCAAAGTCCAACAGCCTGTGTACCAAGAATAGGGTGAGCCAGCAAGGGAGGATTTATGAGCAACTCCAGGTTAGGAGAACAGATTGAGCATATGTAAAGCATCCACTCCAGCTTCAAACACATGGTTTTCTGGactccattattattattattttttcctttttcttctttttttggctgtacagcccagcttgtgggatcttggttcccccaaGCAGGGGCTGAAGATGCACCCTTTCAGTGAAaacctggagtcctaaccacggggctgccagggagttccctggacttcattctttttaataaaaattaaacaattataACCTCATTGGAAAACTGCTTGGCAGTATCTAATAGAGCTGATAAATGCCAaccctgtgacccagcaattccactcttagttACACATCAAAAGACATGTATGCAAATCTTTGTGGCAGCATCATTTGTAATAGCCCCCAACTGGAAACCACCCAGGTGTCCATCAACAATAGAATAAATCTGCTTTCTCTCAGAAATAACACTATTCTAGACTTTATCCtttcattgtttcttcatcttcatGGTCACAAGCTTCTAAATAGCTCCATTATCTCTGCCTCTTGATTTTCACACCTGTGTACCTCTCCCCTTGAAAGTGGGCAGGActtaatgaattatttatttattttgccaccTCGGATCTTAGCTGCAGGcaacaggatctttgttgcagagtacgggctctctagttgtggcacccaggcttagttgctccgcagcatgtgggctccttccctgaccagggattgaacctgagttccgtgcattgcaaagtggattcttaaccactggaccaccagggaagtccctgtctaaTGACTTTTAATAAATGGAATACCACAAATGTGATGGACGTCACTTCTGCAATTACATTAGATAAGATTATAACTTCCATCTTGCTAATAGACTCCATTAACTCCCTTGCTGGCTTTGAAGTAAGCTATCATACTGGAGATGGTCACGTGGCAAGGAAATGAGGGCAGCCACCAGTCAATAGCCAGCAAAAAACAAACCCTCAGTCCTTCAGCCCACAAAGAACTTAACTGTCAACAACCAAGTGAACTCAGAAGTCAATCTTTCCCCAGTTTTCAGACGAGACCATAGCTCTggccaatactttgaccacagcCTTGTGAGAAACCCCGAACCAGAGGATCTAACTAAGCCATGCCTGGACTCTTCACTCACAGAAAATATGAGGTAATAAATATGTGCTGTTCAAGTCACTAAGTTTGTAATAGAGAATTAATAGGAGTTCTTTTCAGTTCTGCTATTACAAggagtgttgctatgaacatcgCAGTACATGTGTCACAAAACACAGGAACTTAAGTTTACCCTGGATATGCTGaatatgttggagaagactcttgagagtcccttggactgcaagaagatcaaaccagtcaatcctaaaggaaatcaaccctgaatattcattgggaagactgatgctgaagctgaagctccaatactttggctattggaagaactgactcactggaaaagaccctgatgctgggaaagattgaaggcaggaggaaaaggggatgacagaggatgagaggttggatggcatcaccgacttgatggacatgagtttgagcaagctccaggagtaatggatggacagggaggcctggcgtgctgcagtccatggggtcacaaagagtcggacacgactgagcaactgaactgaagtgatgctgAATATATGCCTAGTAATAGAATTGTGGGGTCTCAGGATATTCAAATGTTCAATGTTACTGGCAGTGTAATGATCAAAGTTAAGGTCACACCAAGGCCATGGTATCTTGGTCAGGGTTGGTCTTGGTCCACAGAACTTGGGGTCAGTCTGTGGGCAGGGTCGGGAGTCAAACATATTTAGGGGTGAGACCATAAGTAAGGTTGAGGATGAATCTGAGGCTACATTTGGGAAGAATCTGAAGCCTGGATTTGTGGTTGGGTTTGGGCAATGTTGGAAGACACAGAGTAAGTTTGGGGGTCAGTCTAAGGCCTGACTTAGTTAAAAGTTAGACTTCTAAGAGTTAGAAGTCAGGCAGTCCTAGTGTACAAAACCAACCTCCTACCAAGAAGTGGCCACTGCAGGGTCCAGCTCCCCAAGAGTTGAGACCCAGCCTGGGCCCACAAGGCTCTTTCACTTAAGGGGTAGGGATAACACAAGGGGGACAGGAACTCACTTCCCTCAAAGAAGAGAAAGCAGGCACAGGAAGGATACCATAACTTTAATGGGAACAACTCAGCTCCACATCCCCCAAACATTCTCAACATACGctgtgggaggggagggcagcTGGAAGGCACAGTCTATGGCTGAGCTCACACCTCACCCCTTCCTCTTCAGCTGCTGTGTTCTCCAGTCTTCAGCTGGGTCCCAGGTGAGTGCCCAGGACGGGCAAGGAAGCCCCTCAGCTGTCTCGGACAGCCTCCCCTTTGACCCATGGTACAGAGAACTAGCCTGGATGGAGACACTGCTGTCACCAGAGCTGGGTGGGGACCCGGTTCTAAGAGTGTGGACCAGGCTGGGGGACCACCCGCTAAGGCCCAGCACTGGGAGCACCAAGGCAGAGTCCCTGGTGTCAAGCACTGATTTGGGATGCACGCCAGGTCTCTGCATGTGGCTTCTGGGTTCTGGAAAGCGGTCCATTCTCCTGACCCAGATGGAGTGGAAGGAGTGGCTCAGTTCCTGGGCTCCGCTTGGAGGGTTCCTGTCCCACTGCCCCCCGTCCTTGCTCACTCACGCCCCAAGGGGGCGCTTGTGTCCCAGGAGGCTCACTGGAGCAGCTGGCTCCGCCCGCCCATTAATCTGCCCTTCGAGGTGGGTGCGTCACTTGCGACTTCTGGGCTCTGGCGGATAAGGGGGCGTCTCCCAGGCTCACCGCTGCTTACGCTCTGCCTGCTGGAGCCTCCGGGAGAGGTCTTCTATGCGCACGTTCTTGAGCTGGAGCAAGTGCTCCAAGCGTCTCACCTTCATCTGCAGGACCTAGGCCAAGCCACACAGAAGTCGAGTCCAGTGGCCTGCTGCCGCCTGCCCATCTTCCCAGGCCTCAATTCCCGGGCTCCCTCCCAGTGCGCCTTCACCTGCACGGTCTCCTGTGAGGCCAACAGCTCCTGCTCCTTTTCAGCGATCTGGAGGATGAAGCTCGGGTCGCTCTGCAATGCCTGGCTGTCCCCTGGAGGCCGGGGCACAGGCAGTCGGCCCTCCCTGGGGTGAGATGCAGCTTAGCTGAGGCTTGGATCTCAGACCCCACCATCACCCTTTCAGTGTACCTCGACCaagccttccctccctcccactgtCCCTGAAATCCCTCCATCCCTGACTTCCCTACCTTTCCAGATGCAACCCTCACCCTCACCTCCCAGGTAGAGAATATCAGGCTTGGTAAAGTCAGGAGCTCCCAGCTTCCTTACCTGAGTTGCCCCCGTCCCTGGGGGTCTGGGACACCTTCCCCTCGGGCCTTCTGGGACAAACCTGAGACAAGGCAAGTATAGGAATAACCCTGAAGGAGTCCTATTTTCCTGTCTTCCCCCTCCCCATagtcccaccccttcccccacagGAAGGATGGACAGGAGAAAAGCTCTTCCTGGAAGGGAAGGCAAATAAAGGCTACCTTACCCACATCCATGTAGTCAGTGCCATCCTGGGGAGCCAGCTCCTGTAAGAACCGCCCAGAGTCTGCAGTGAGCTTAGGCTGCCCACTCCCAAGGACATCCCTCTCGCTGTGGGCTCCCTTTAGACAGGCACCCTTCTCCCACACTTGTCACTGAGGCAGAGCTTTCTGCTGCCTGGAAAACTCCCCTAGAACAGTGCAAGAAGCTGGAGTAGGGAGGAACCTGTAAGGAGCCGATGCCCTGCTTCCTACGTCTCTGACGCTCCTCTAGGCGCTGCCTCAGTGGAATGAGCACCAGCTCCACCACACCTGGGGCACACTGTGCTATCTTGCGCATCACGTCCTCTGGTACAGAGAAGTTCAGTTTGTTCAGCACTTTCCTGGGGGTAGACACAGGGATGGTGGACTGATTCCTGGGTGGATGAAGTGAGGGgtagggggaaggaaggagatgcAGCAGTGGTAGCCCTTCCATGCACAGCCCTGGGGGAATGGAAGGGCACCCAACCTGAGCCCAGAGCATGTATGTCTCGAGGATCCTTGTCACCTCCCCCAAAGAAGAGTCCCTTGATTTTGTAACCAGATAGATTCTGTCTGCAttgtcctccccaccccagccaccaGCCTGGACTGTGGAGACCATAGGAGATGGAAAGGCTGGGCAACCCTTCCTTAGATCCCAGGCTAGGGGCTAGAGATCCCACTAGTGTGCCCAGGTATTCTGTTACCTGTTCAGGTGACTCCAGTTGCTCAGTTTCTGCTGGAGAGAGTTGGCAGGGACATAATTGTGCATCTCCACCATCTTGGGGAAGTAAAACTTGATGACCTCTGCTACCAGGactgagggagaggaggtgggagcagACATGGAAGGTGTAGAGATGGGTAAgtaagaaggaagagggagaaggaatgggtggggtgggagaatCAGGGGTGGCAGAGTGGTGGGGCCAAGAGAAGAGGTAGAGATGTGGA
The Bos indicus x Bos taurus breed Angus x Brahman F1 hybrid chromosome 13, Bos_hybrid_MaternalHap_v2.0, whole genome shotgun sequence genome window above contains:
- the SPEF1 gene encoding sperm flagellar protein 1 isoform X3, whose amino-acid sequence is MAGSVDEEALHQLYLWVDNIPLSRPKRNLSRDFSDGVLVAEVIKFYFPKMVEMHNYVPANSLQQKLSNWSHLNRKVLNKLNFSVPEDVMRKIAQCAPGVVELVLIPLRQRLEERQRRRKQGIGSLQELAPQDGTDYMDVGLSQKARGEGVPDPQGRGQLREGRLPVPRPPGDSQALQSDPSFILQIAEKEQELLASQETVQVLQMKVRRLEHLLQLKNVRIEDLSRRLQQAERKQR
- the SPEF1 gene encoding sperm flagellar protein 1 isoform X2; amino-acid sequence: MAGSVDEEALHQLYLWVDNIPLSRPKRNLSRDFSDGVLVAEVIKFYFPKMVEMHNYVPANSLQQKLSNWSHLNRKVLNKLNFSVPEDVMRKIAQCAPGVVELVLIPLRQRLEERQRRRKQGIGSLQELAPQDGTDYMDVGLSQKARGEGVPDPQGRGQLREGRLPVPRPPGDSQALQSDPSFILQIAEKEQELLASQETVQVLQMKVRRLEHLLQLKNVRIEDLSRRLQQAERKQRLVLCTMGQRGGCPRQLRGFLARPGHSPGTQLKTGEHSS
- the SPEF1 gene encoding sperm flagellar protein 1 isoform X1, giving the protein MAGSVDEEALHQLYLWVDNIPLSRPKRNLSRDFSDGVLVAEVIKFYFPKMVEMHNYVPANSLQQKLSNWSHLNRNQSTIPVSTPRKVLNKLNFSVPEDVMRKIAQCAPGVVELVLIPLRQRLEERQRRRKQGIGSLQELAPQDGTDYMDVGLSQKARGEGVPDPQGRGQLREGRLPVPRPPGDSQALQSDPSFILQIAEKEQELLASQETVQVLQMKVRRLEHLLQLKNVRIEDLSRRLQQAERKQRLVLCTMGQRGGCPRQLRGFLARPGHSPGTQLKTGEHSS
- the SPEF1 gene encoding sperm flagellar protein 1 isoform X4 encodes the protein MVEMHNYVPANSLQQKLSNWSHLNRKVLNKLNFSVPEDVMRKIAQCAPGVVELVLIPLRQRLEERQRRRKQGIGSLQELAPQDGTDYMDVGLSQKARGEGVPDPQGRGQLREGRLPVPRPPGDSQALQSDPSFILQIAEKEQELLASQETVQVLQMKVRRLEHLLQLKNVRIEDLSRRLQQAERKQRLVLCTMGQRGGCPRQLRGFLARPGHSPGTQLKTGEHSS